A window of Staphylococcus lloydii genomic DNA:
TCAATTAACTGAAGCGTTTAAAAAAGACTTGCAAGTTTCTAAAGCATTAACTAAAGAATGCTATGATAAACGTTCTGGATGGGTAAAATTCAAACAATCAATCGCTAAATTAGCTTCACCAATATTATAATAAACGCAAAACCAGAAGTGATACGCTTCTGGTTTTTTTATGTGGAACGTATACATTTAATAGTAAGTAATGATAAGATAAATTCGATTAAGTACAGTTATAAGACAGGGATATAAAGGGATGCAACAGGGGGATGACTTATGAATCAAAACAACAATACTTTTATCTATCGAGAGTTATATAACAATTTGAAGGAAGATATTTTATCGTTTAAATATGATAGTAATGAAAAATTGCCGTCAAAAAGAGAAATGGCACAAAATCTCAATGTAAGCGTAAATAGTGTCAAAACAGCTTATGAACAATTACTTGAAGAAGGTTACATTTATACACTTGAACGTAAAGGTTATTTTATAGAGCCACTTGAGAAATTAATCGTTGAACCACAAACAACGCATACTTTAACGACGACAGCGCCACCACAAGAACAACAATATCGCTATTCTTTCTCTCATATGAGCACTGATATTACGCAATTTCCTGTTGATACATGGACGAAATTAATGAAACAAGTGTTTAAAAATTATAGCCATCGGTTATCGGCGATTCCAGATTTGAAAGGTCCAATTGAGTTAAGACAAGCCATTGCTAAACTCGTTTCTTATAAACGCGGAATTCAATGCAACGCCGAACAAATCGTAATCGCGTCAGGCACGAATGTGTTGCTGAAACAAATTATGGATGTGATGGCTGATGATAGCAAAATAGCCGTAGAAAATCCTGGTTATTTTCGCTTTAGAGATATACTACACAAAACTAATAGAACGACAATTCCAATTGATTTAGATGATAGAGGCATTTCAATGTCAGCTATTAAAGCTGCTGCGCCAGACTTAGTCATTGTCACGCCATCGCATCAATTTCCGATGGGGACGATTATGCCAATTTCAAGACGTATTGATTTGTTAAACTGGTTAACAAAAACGAATGGTTATGTCATTGAAGACGATTATGACAGTGAGTTTAAATACAATACGGACAATATTCCGTCGTTATATAGTTTCGATAAAAGTGATCGTGTGATATATTTAGGCACATTTTCTAAAACTTTGATGCCCGGTTTAAGATTAAGTTATATGATATTGCCGACTTCATTAGTAGAACAATTTGAACATATAAACAATAATGTTATACCAGATTTTTCTATGCTTAATGCCTTAACATTATATTTAATGATTAAAGATGGTCATTATGAGCGTT
This region includes:
- a CDS encoding PLP-dependent aminotransferase family protein produces the protein MNQNNNTFIYRELYNNLKEDILSFKYDSNEKLPSKREMAQNLNVSVNSVKTAYEQLLEEGYIYTLERKGYFIEPLEKLIVEPQTTHTLTTTAPPQEQQYRYSFSHMSTDITQFPVDTWTKLMKQVFKNYSHRLSAIPDLKGPIELRQAIAKLVSYKRGIQCNAEQIVIASGTNVLLKQIMDVMADDSKIAVENPGYFRFRDILHKTNRTTIPIDLDDRGISMSAIKAAAPDLVIVTPSHQFPMGTIMPISRRIDLLNWLTKTNGYVIEDDYDSEFKYNTDNIPSLYSFDKSDRVIYLGTFSKTLMPGLRLSYMILPTSLVEQFEHINNNVIPDFSMLNALTLYLMIKDGHYERYIKKMHHLYEDKRAQLIEQLKQSFESKIKIHDTHAGLHFIVEVETEYSYDDIETRAKCYDIELYTINRFTVAPVSDQTKYKTLIIGFSQLEIEAIPEAVNILKQVLIH